Proteins from a genomic interval of Rosa chinensis cultivar Old Blush chromosome 2, RchiOBHm-V2, whole genome shotgun sequence:
- the LOC112184249 gene encoding uncharacterized protein LOC112184249 isoform X2 — protein sequence MASKGTGEDNYEGKQKSITKRSFALAEALSQATEKNASAFMNRITQRVQNEGGVRQLGPSFQSDIPADVEKILSQHEVDDSSYFSEGKAWGAWGTKPGKWPGETANWILWVERVEKRFGEIWKRLGIYDAIKLSTITIPCDRSLMAAAMCFWSSQTNSLELQFGALSPTLIDIAAIIGLPPHGHVVDIVFAEGKFDIDLGGELRDRSKGRPAVANYNTWIEVFNSGLGNKSLDSIGSPEEKEENQQETMEVTHVEHAAFLAFWICKYLVCTTSKKVNVEYYKLAEALASKEVQESDQPLALGPFVLAHLYRCLHHCVTEGLNPNWSGPLWIFQLWLHTYFPTFRQPGLALAVDTTLGQQLAPLDLLPHSAEECFEVLFKCPEFSAEQFAVCVSRKYPSYLAMDISQHASESETRWGTACSAWKSAIGMRDLFWGALSGKTLKCGVELYSPSYFSRQLGYYQAIPAPVPESSNRYSSLRAVFSNKDDIEQNNKAFVYNMSFPMKTRVATSKSSSQFREWWAKRVGSRFKDGLVSARRSAFAGNPWAQEKPKAVRRGGQESLKKCAKGSTKRKAIHSAATEAAKDGATMSSTSQSPPAKQLAKQNEQSSESEEQLCVAKRSCLETFKKASVQNALPSETEESVELTIDKDDQPSSDEPVGEIISLERMAESKVVTMNMEETLVLTQTSTQASIPSSSLSEQHLVLANELEGNQGFEAELQAFMRAFSADALIQPECYSAILQLPATQLTSREEIDGALKVVKEALTQPLKEFVETGQLSKVKVAMDLLLGAKYFAPPKVALIGEKLEVLTQQISRAAGSYQEIEKRRQQISACEQMKKALVPEFGWCMEQKRVVESLEGKINELERQLASLKQERQEVGEKLIQRSKQCFQSQGQLKKIEADLKASEPRCMQLESDLQATSCTLGALNDLLAEE from the exons ATGGCTTCGAAAGGGACCGGAGAAGACAATTATGAAGGCAAGCAAAAAAGTATCACCAAACGCTCATTTGCATTGGCGGAAGCACTAAGTCAAGCCACTGAAAAGAATGCCTCGGCCTTCATGAATAGAATAACACAACGAGTCCAGAATGAAGGTGGGGTACGTCAACTTGGCCCAAGTTTCCAGAGTGATATACCGGCTGATGTGGAAAAAATTTTGAGCCAGCATGAAGTGGATGATTCTAGTTATTTCAGTGAAGGAAAAGCATGGGGAGCATGGGGAACAAAACCAGGAAAATGGCCTGGTGAAACGGCCAACTGGATTCTGTGGGTAGAACGAGTCGAGAAGCGATTTGGGGAAATATGGAAACGACTTGGGATCTATGACGCCATCAAGCTATCCACCATTACTATTCCTTGTGACCGCTCCTTGATGGCTGCCGCTATGTGTTTTTGGAGTTCACAAACAAACTCTCTGGAGCTTCAGTTTGGTGCACTTAGTCCGACCTTGATTGATATAGCGGCCATTATAGGCCTGCCGCCACATGGGCATGTGGTGGACATTGTATTTGCAGAAGGAAAGTTTGACATTGATCTTGGTGGTGAGCTAAGAGATCGAAGTAAGGGCAGACCAGCCGTTGCCAATTATAATACATGGATTGAGGTGTTTAACAGCGGCTTGGGAAATAAGTCACTTGATAGTATTGGCAGTCCagaagagaaagaggaaaaCCAGCAGGAGACAATGGAAGTAACTCATGTAGAGCATGCTGCGTTTCTTGCCTTTTGGATATGTAAGTACTTAGTGTGCACAACTTCTAAAAAAGTGAATGTGGAGTATTACAAATTGGCTGAAGCATTAGCAAGTAAAGAAGTACAAGAAAGCGATCAGCCATTAGCTCTTGGTCCATTTGTGCTTGCCCACTTATACAGATGTCTGCACCATTGTGTGACCGAAGGACTGAACCCAAATTGGTCTGGGCCATTGTGGATTTTTCAGTTGTGGCTGCACACTTACTTTCCCACTTTCAGACAGCCGGGTTTAGCATTGGCCGTAGACACCACTCTTGGGCAACAATTGGCTCCTCTTGATTTACTTCCTCATTCGGCAGAAGAGTGTTTTGAGGTGTTGTTCAAGTGTCCAGAGTTTTCTGCAGAACAGTTTGCCGTTTGTGTCAGTAGGAAGTATCCATCCTACCTTGCAATGGATATCAGCCAACACGCCTCAGAAAGTGAGACGAGATGGGGGACTGCGTGTTCAGCTTGGAAGAGTGCAATAGGTATGAGGGATCTCTTCTGGGGTGCCTTGTCTGGTAAAACACTCAAGTGTGGAGTGGAGTTATATTCACCATCCTATTTCAGTCGTCAGCTGGGATATTATCAAGCTATACCGGCTCCGGTGCCGGAATCGTCAAACCGATATAGTTCATTGCGAGCCGTTTTCTCCAACAAGGATGACATTGAGCAGAATAACAAGGCGTTTGTGTACAACATGAGCTTTCCCATGAAGACAAGAGTAGCAACTAGCAAGAGTTCCTCTCAGTTCAGAGAGTGGTGGGCGAAACGAGTAGGTAGCCGTTTTAAAGATGGGTTGGTGTCGGCTAGGCGATCGGCTTTTGCAGGGAATCCATGGGCACAAGAGAAGCCGAAAGCTGTAAGGCGTG GTGGCCAAGAGTCTTTGAAGAAGTGTGCTAAAGGGAGCACAAAGAGAAAGGCCATCCATAGTGCGGCCACTGAGGCGGCCAAAG ATGGTGCTACCATGTCTTCAACGTCTCAATCTCCTCCAGCGAAACAACTGGCAAAACAAAACGAGCAATCCTCTGAGAGCGAAGAACAATTGTGCGTGGCCAAACGAAGTTGCCTAGAGACATTCAAG AAGGCCAGCGTCCAAAATGCCCTTCCTAGTGAAACAGAGGAATCCGTTGAACTAACCATTGATAAAGATGACCAACCAAGTAGTGACGAACCTGTGGGGGAGATAATTTCTCTTGAAAGAATGGCTGAAAGCAAAGTTGTGACAATGAATATGGAAGAAACACTTGTGCTCACCCAAACTTCAACGCAAGCCAGTATTCCCTCCTCGTCGCTTAGTGAGCAACACCTGGTGTTGGCTAACGAACTA GAAGGTAATCAAGGGTTTGAAGCCGAACTTCAGGCTTTCATGAGGGCATTTTCGGCCGATGCTCTAATCCAACCAGAATGCTACTCAGCCATTTTGCAGTTACCGGCCACTCAATTGACATCAAGGGAGGAAATTGATGGGGCTTTGAAGGTGGTAAAGGAAGCGTTAACGCAGCCATTAAAAGAATTTGTGGAAACAGGCCAACTATCAAAAGTGAAAGTGGCCATGGATTTGTTACTTGGAGCCAAATACTTTGCCCCTCCCAAGGTAGCTCTTATTGGTGAGAAGTTAGAAGTGTTGACCCAACAAATATCCCGTGCAGCTGGTTCTTACCAAGAAATAGAAAAGAGGAGACAACAAATCTCGGCTTGTGAGCAAATGAAGAAAGCCTTGGTTCCCGAGTTTGGGTGGTGTATGGAACAAAAACGGGTTGTGGAGTCTCTTGAAGGCAAGATAAATGAGTTGGAAAGACAATTGGCATCCTTGAAACAAGAGAGACAAGAAGTGGGGGAAAAGCTCATTCAGAGGAGTAAGCAGTGTTTCCAAAGCCAAGGACAACTGAAGAAGATAGAGGCCGATTTGAAAGCTTCCGAGCCTAGGTGTATGCAACTTGAGAGTGACCTTCAGGCCACTAGTTGTACCTTGGGAGCTCTTAATGATTTATTAGCCGAGGAATGA
- the LOC112184249 gene encoding uncharacterized protein LOC112184249 isoform X1: MASKGTGEDNYEGKQKSITKRSFALAEALSQATEKNASAFMNRITQRVQNEGGVRQLGPSFQSDIPADVEKILSQHEVDDSSYFSEGKAWGAWGTKPGKWPGETANWILWVERVEKRFGEIWKRLGIYDAIKLSTITIPCDRSLMAAAMCFWSSQTNSLELQFGALSPTLIDIAAIIGLPPHGHVVDIVFAEGKFDIDLGGELRDRSKGRPAVANYNTWIEVFNSGLGNKSLDSIGSPEEKEENQQETMEVTHVEHAAFLAFWICKYLVCTTSKKVNVEYYKLAEALASKEVQESDQPLALGPFVLAHLYRCLHHCVTEGLNPNWSGPLWIFQLWLHTYFPTFRQPGLALAVDTTLGQQLAPLDLLPHSAEECFEVLFKCPEFSAEQFAVCVSRKYPSYLAMDISQHASESETRWGTACSAWKSAIGMRDLFWGALSGKTLKCGVELYSPSYFSRQLGYYQAIPAPVPESSNRYSSLRAVFSNKDDIEQNNKAFVYNMSFPMKTRVATSKSSSQFREWWAKRVGSRFKDGLVSARRSAFAGNPWAQEKPKAVRRGKIISKVARSIPTISGQESLKKCAKGSTKRKAIHSAATEAAKDGATMSSTSQSPPAKQLAKQNEQSSESEEQLCVAKRSCLETFKKASVQNALPSETEESVELTIDKDDQPSSDEPVGEIISLERMAESKVVTMNMEETLVLTQTSTQASIPSSSLSEQHLVLANELEGNQGFEAELQAFMRAFSADALIQPECYSAILQLPATQLTSREEIDGALKVVKEALTQPLKEFVETGQLSKVKVAMDLLLGAKYFAPPKVALIGEKLEVLTQQISRAAGSYQEIEKRRQQISACEQMKKALVPEFGWCMEQKRVVESLEGKINELERQLASLKQERQEVGEKLIQRSKQCFQSQGQLKKIEADLKASEPRCMQLESDLQATSCTLGALNDLLAEE, translated from the exons ATGGCTTCGAAAGGGACCGGAGAAGACAATTATGAAGGCAAGCAAAAAAGTATCACCAAACGCTCATTTGCATTGGCGGAAGCACTAAGTCAAGCCACTGAAAAGAATGCCTCGGCCTTCATGAATAGAATAACACAACGAGTCCAGAATGAAGGTGGGGTACGTCAACTTGGCCCAAGTTTCCAGAGTGATATACCGGCTGATGTGGAAAAAATTTTGAGCCAGCATGAAGTGGATGATTCTAGTTATTTCAGTGAAGGAAAAGCATGGGGAGCATGGGGAACAAAACCAGGAAAATGGCCTGGTGAAACGGCCAACTGGATTCTGTGGGTAGAACGAGTCGAGAAGCGATTTGGGGAAATATGGAAACGACTTGGGATCTATGACGCCATCAAGCTATCCACCATTACTATTCCTTGTGACCGCTCCTTGATGGCTGCCGCTATGTGTTTTTGGAGTTCACAAACAAACTCTCTGGAGCTTCAGTTTGGTGCACTTAGTCCGACCTTGATTGATATAGCGGCCATTATAGGCCTGCCGCCACATGGGCATGTGGTGGACATTGTATTTGCAGAAGGAAAGTTTGACATTGATCTTGGTGGTGAGCTAAGAGATCGAAGTAAGGGCAGACCAGCCGTTGCCAATTATAATACATGGATTGAGGTGTTTAACAGCGGCTTGGGAAATAAGTCACTTGATAGTATTGGCAGTCCagaagagaaagaggaaaaCCAGCAGGAGACAATGGAAGTAACTCATGTAGAGCATGCTGCGTTTCTTGCCTTTTGGATATGTAAGTACTTAGTGTGCACAACTTCTAAAAAAGTGAATGTGGAGTATTACAAATTGGCTGAAGCATTAGCAAGTAAAGAAGTACAAGAAAGCGATCAGCCATTAGCTCTTGGTCCATTTGTGCTTGCCCACTTATACAGATGTCTGCACCATTGTGTGACCGAAGGACTGAACCCAAATTGGTCTGGGCCATTGTGGATTTTTCAGTTGTGGCTGCACACTTACTTTCCCACTTTCAGACAGCCGGGTTTAGCATTGGCCGTAGACACCACTCTTGGGCAACAATTGGCTCCTCTTGATTTACTTCCTCATTCGGCAGAAGAGTGTTTTGAGGTGTTGTTCAAGTGTCCAGAGTTTTCTGCAGAACAGTTTGCCGTTTGTGTCAGTAGGAAGTATCCATCCTACCTTGCAATGGATATCAGCCAACACGCCTCAGAAAGTGAGACGAGATGGGGGACTGCGTGTTCAGCTTGGAAGAGTGCAATAGGTATGAGGGATCTCTTCTGGGGTGCCTTGTCTGGTAAAACACTCAAGTGTGGAGTGGAGTTATATTCACCATCCTATTTCAGTCGTCAGCTGGGATATTATCAAGCTATACCGGCTCCGGTGCCGGAATCGTCAAACCGATATAGTTCATTGCGAGCCGTTTTCTCCAACAAGGATGACATTGAGCAGAATAACAAGGCGTTTGTGTACAACATGAGCTTTCCCATGAAGACAAGAGTAGCAACTAGCAAGAGTTCCTCTCAGTTCAGAGAGTGGTGGGCGAAACGAGTAGGTAGCCGTTTTAAAGATGGGTTGGTGTCGGCTAGGCGATCGGCTTTTGCAGGGAATCCATGGGCACAAGAGAAGCCGAAAGCTGTAAGGCGTGGTAAAATAATAAGCAAAGTTGCTAGATCAATCCCAACTATAA GTGGCCAAGAGTCTTTGAAGAAGTGTGCTAAAGGGAGCACAAAGAGAAAGGCCATCCATAGTGCGGCCACTGAGGCGGCCAAAG ATGGTGCTACCATGTCTTCAACGTCTCAATCTCCTCCAGCGAAACAACTGGCAAAACAAAACGAGCAATCCTCTGAGAGCGAAGAACAATTGTGCGTGGCCAAACGAAGTTGCCTAGAGACATTCAAG AAGGCCAGCGTCCAAAATGCCCTTCCTAGTGAAACAGAGGAATCCGTTGAACTAACCATTGATAAAGATGACCAACCAAGTAGTGACGAACCTGTGGGGGAGATAATTTCTCTTGAAAGAATGGCTGAAAGCAAAGTTGTGACAATGAATATGGAAGAAACACTTGTGCTCACCCAAACTTCAACGCAAGCCAGTATTCCCTCCTCGTCGCTTAGTGAGCAACACCTGGTGTTGGCTAACGAACTA GAAGGTAATCAAGGGTTTGAAGCCGAACTTCAGGCTTTCATGAGGGCATTTTCGGCCGATGCTCTAATCCAACCAGAATGCTACTCAGCCATTTTGCAGTTACCGGCCACTCAATTGACATCAAGGGAGGAAATTGATGGGGCTTTGAAGGTGGTAAAGGAAGCGTTAACGCAGCCATTAAAAGAATTTGTGGAAACAGGCCAACTATCAAAAGTGAAAGTGGCCATGGATTTGTTACTTGGAGCCAAATACTTTGCCCCTCCCAAGGTAGCTCTTATTGGTGAGAAGTTAGAAGTGTTGACCCAACAAATATCCCGTGCAGCTGGTTCTTACCAAGAAATAGAAAAGAGGAGACAACAAATCTCGGCTTGTGAGCAAATGAAGAAAGCCTTGGTTCCCGAGTTTGGGTGGTGTATGGAACAAAAACGGGTTGTGGAGTCTCTTGAAGGCAAGATAAATGAGTTGGAAAGACAATTGGCATCCTTGAAACAAGAGAGACAAGAAGTGGGGGAAAAGCTCATTCAGAGGAGTAAGCAGTGTTTCCAAAGCCAAGGACAACTGAAGAAGATAGAGGCCGATTTGAAAGCTTCCGAGCCTAGGTGTATGCAACTTGAGAGTGACCTTCAGGCCACTAGTTGTACCTTGGGAGCTCTTAATGATTTATTAGCCGAGGAATGA
- the LOC112184894 gene encoding probable 2-oxoglutarate-dependent dioxygenase ANS codes for MEVASEPTRVQSLAQAGLSQVPPQYIQPPQNRPNHPSSSSNVPSISLFGLDPTRRDSVRASIAEACRDWGAFHVTDHGVPATLVRDIKRVGLTFFNDCPVPEKLRYACDPSSAASEGYGSRMLEKDDTVLDWRDYFDHHTLPLTRRNPTRWPDFPPDYRRVVTEYSDRIALLARELLGLISESLGLKTQRLEEAVGGFYQNITISYYPPCPQPELTLGLQAHSDFGAITLLVQDEVGGLEVLKDNDWVPVKPLGGDAVVVLLADQTEIMTNGQYKSSQHRAITNSNRPRLSVATFHDPAKTVKVSPASELISQSTPPLYREVVYGDYVSSWYTKGPEGKRNIDALLSPPFSFPNFALTLHSCDSRELDTFLLHTFTS; via the exons ATGGAAGTAGCCTCGGAACCCACCAGAGTTCAAAGCCTAGCCCAAGCTGGTCTCAGCCAAGTTCCACCGCAGTACATTCAACCTCCCCAGAACCGACCCAACCACCCTTCATCTTCCTCCAACGTTCCCTCAATCAGCCTATTCGGACTCGACCCGACCCGCCGCGACTCGGTCCGGGCCTCCATCGCCGAAGCCTGCAGGGACTGGGGCGCCTTCCACGTCACCGACCACGGCGTCCCCGCCACTCTAGTCCGCGACATCAAGCGCGTGGGTCTTACTTTCTTCAACGACTGCCCAGTCCCGGAGAAGCTCCGCTACGCCTGCGATCCCAGCTCCGCCGCGTCGGAGGGCTACGGCAGCCGGATGCTGGAGAAGGACGACACCGTATTGGACTGGAGAGACTACTTCGACCACCACACTCTCCCCCTCACGCGCCGGAACCCCACGCGCTGGCCGGATTTCCCGCCGGATTACCGCCGGGTGGTTACGGAATACAGCGATCGAATCGCTTTGCTGGCGAGGGAGCTGCTGGGGCTGATTTCCGAGAGCCTAGGGCTTAAAACGCAGCGTTTAGAGGAGGCGGTTGGGGGTTTTTACCAGAACATTACGATTAGCTATTACCCGCCGTGTCCTCAGCCGGAGCTGACATTGGGCCTGCAGGCCCATTCGGATTTTGGGGCCATTACGCTGCTGGTCCAAGACGAGGTTGGTGGGCTTGAGGTGCTGAAAGACAATGACTGGGTGCCTGTGAAGCCTTTGGGTGGTGATGCTGTTGTTGTTCTCCTAGCCGATCAAACTGAG ATCATGACTAACGGACAGTACAAGAGTTCTCAACATAGAGCTATAACCAACTCCAATCGTCCACGGCTGTCAGTGGCTACTTTTCATGATCCTGCCAAGACAGTGAAAGTATCCCCTGCTTCAGAGCTTATCAGTCAATCCACTCCTCCCCTCTACCGGGAAGTTGTTTACGGAGATTATGTGTCATCATGGTACACAAAGGGTCCAGAAGGAAAACGGAATATTGATGCCCTCCTTTCACCCCCATTCTCTTTCCCCAACTTTGCCCTCACATTGCATTCTTGTGATTCGAGAGAATTAGACACGTTTCTCTTACATACCTTCACCAGTTAA